In Clostridium sp. SY8519, one genomic interval encodes:
- the mobC gene encoding plasmid mobilization relaxosome protein MobC has product MRKRNCSLLLRATPAERDTIKQKAVDAGISLQQYMLQSSLYGKSPSAEEIEELKTLSKILADYDLQLKGIGTNINQTAYVANCSGKTPDAEELTRLGVEVQNIRKECGKLWLLLRSLLAGKVR; this is encoded by the coding sequence GTGAGAAAAAGAAATTGTTCCCTTCTCCTCCGCGCCACACCAGCTGAGAGAGACACCATAAAACAAAAAGCTGTGGATGCCGGTATATCGCTACAGCAATATATGCTGCAGTCCTCTCTGTATGGAAAATCCCCATCCGCGGAGGAAATAGAAGAATTAAAAACATTGTCGAAAATCCTGGCAGATTATGATCTCCAGTTAAAGGGGATCGGCACAAATATAAATCAAACAGCCTATGTCGCCAATTGCAGCGGTAAAACGCCTGACGCGGAAGAACTAACACGTCTGGGCGTGGAAGTACAAAATATCCGAAAGGAGTGTGGCAAATTATGGCTATTACTAAGATCATTACTGGCCGGCAAGGTGCGATGA